In the genome of Terribacillus sp. FSL K6-0262, one region contains:
- the spxA gene encoding transcriptional regulator SpxA yields MVTLYTSPSCTSCRKAKAWLEEHDIPFTERNIFSETLSLEEIKEILRMTEDGTDEIISTRSKVFQSLNMNLDQLPLKKLYSLIQENPGLLRRPIILDEKRLQVGYNEDEIRRFLPRTVRTFQLREAQRMVN; encoded by the coding sequence ATGGTAACACTTTATACCTCACCAAGTTGTACATCTTGCCGCAAAGCTAAAGCTTGGTTAGAAGAGCACGATATTCCGTTCACAGAGAGGAACATCTTCTCCGAGACATTATCACTTGAAGAAATCAAGGAAATCCTGCGTATGACAGAAGATGGTACCGACGAGATCATCTCTACACGCTCAAAGGTTTTCCAAAGCCTAAATATGAACTTAGATCAATTACCATTGAAGAAGTTATATAGCTTGATTCAAGAAAACCCTGGCTTGCTGCGACGTCCGATCATCCTTGATGAGAAACGTTTGCAGGTCGGTTATAATGAAGACGAAATTCGCCGCTTCTTGCCAAGAACTGTGCGTACATTCCAACTGCGTGAAGCACAGCGCATGGTCAACTGA
- a CDS encoding competence protein CoiA family protein gives MLQAELEDGRLVLLAAYRTERIHELRKCRFFCPACKKAVIIRAGRKVIPHFAHEQIQDCELTRTGESLYHMRGKLQLFRWLKRQGYTVKVEERIGKSERRPDLLLHTPGGRLLAIEYQCASLSDEELYRRNEAYGCNGILPIWILGGNRMKRTSTYMLDLSKRDQRFLLQYKRDMPLQLLYYCSDSEAFCNVQHILLTGKKRTVGQFYFRPLQQIHFPQLFQALPKNVRQIDQVWTDFQAKMAARPLTYASAHLKRWVLQLYERGVSLQSMPLHLLHPVESQYHMSVPPYVWQTDLWLKQLDPLPIMKSVTLEQLKYVSRRWEALNKPFAIFADLHPVESYMDRLCQHGWFERLGTDAYVKKRHSPFSGMT, from the coding sequence ATGCTGCAGGCGGAATTGGAGGATGGGCGGCTGGTGCTGCTGGCTGCATATCGGACAGAGCGGATCCATGAATTAAGGAAGTGCCGCTTCTTCTGTCCTGCCTGTAAAAAGGCCGTCATCATTCGTGCAGGCAGGAAAGTGATTCCTCATTTTGCCCATGAGCAGATTCAAGATTGCGAATTAACCAGAACCGGGGAAAGCCTATATCATATGCGCGGCAAGCTGCAGCTTTTCCGCTGGTTGAAGAGGCAAGGCTATACTGTGAAAGTGGAGGAACGTATCGGGAAGTCGGAAAGACGGCCTGATTTGCTGCTTCATACTCCCGGAGGAAGGCTTTTGGCAATCGAATATCAATGTGCATCCCTATCGGATGAAGAGTTGTACAGACGGAATGAAGCATATGGATGTAATGGAATCCTGCCGATATGGATACTCGGCGGTAATCGGATGAAGCGTACATCCACGTATATGCTCGATCTTTCGAAAAGAGATCAGCGCTTCCTCCTGCAATACAAGCGGGATATGCCTTTACAGCTTTTGTACTATTGTTCGGATAGTGAAGCTTTTTGCAATGTCCAGCATATCCTTTTGACGGGAAAGAAACGGACTGTCGGTCAGTTTTATTTTCGTCCTCTGCAGCAAATCCATTTCCCTCAGCTTTTTCAAGCCCTTCCGAAAAACGTCCGCCAAATTGATCAAGTATGGACCGACTTTCAAGCGAAAATGGCAGCAAGGCCGCTGACGTACGCTTCTGCCCATCTGAAGCGATGGGTCCTGCAATTATATGAACGTGGTGTATCGCTTCAATCCATGCCTTTGCATCTATTACATCCCGTCGAATCCCAATACCATATGTCCGTGCCACCGTATGTATGGCAGACCGACCTATGGCTGAAGCAATTGGATCCCTTGCCTATCATGAAAAGCGTCACGCTTGAGCAGCTGAAATATGTCAGCAGAAGGTGGGAAGCCCTGAATAAGCCGTTTGCGATTTTTGCAGATCTGCATCCGGTTGAATCCTATATGGACCGTCTGTGCCAGCATGGATGGTTCGAACGATTGGGAACGGATGCTTACGTAAAGAAAAGGCATTCTCCATTTTCAGGAATGACATAA
- the mecA gene encoding adaptor protein MecA, with product MEIERINENTIKFYISYLDIEDRGFDKEDIWYNRERSEQLFWQMMDEVNYKEDFSVDGPLWIQVQAMDKGLEIVVTKAQLSKDGESLELNVDDKAIQSSVEEKVDSVLEEKFGSHQEDGEEEDAGELSFIIQFRDFEDVIQLSHYFEETYGIENKLFHYKDKYMLYVEFDDTVLGDDEQEDVLSQILEFGYDSQTTIYRLEEYGKVIFANDALTNVKKYFPRR from the coding sequence ATGGAAATAGAAAGAATTAATGAAAATACAATCAAATTTTATATATCTTATCTGGATATTGAAGATCGCGGCTTTGATAAAGAGGATATTTGGTATAACCGCGAAAGAAGTGAGCAATTGTTCTGGCAGATGATGGATGAAGTCAATTATAAAGAAGACTTCAGTGTCGATGGTCCGCTTTGGATTCAAGTGCAGGCTATGGATAAAGGGTTGGAAATCGTCGTCACAAAGGCCCAGCTTTCAAAGGATGGCGAAAGCCTGGAGCTGAATGTGGACGATAAAGCCATTCAATCATCGGTGGAAGAGAAAGTCGATTCTGTTCTTGAAGAGAAATTCGGCTCCCATCAAGAGGATGGGGAAGAAGAGGATGCAGGAGAGCTATCCTTCATCATTCAATTCAGGGATTTCGAAGATGTGATCCAGCTCAGCCATTACTTCGAGGAGACATACGGCATCGAGAACAAATTATTCCACTACAAAGATAAATATATGCTTTATGTGGAATTTGATGACACAGTACTTGGAGATGATGAGCAGGAGGACGTCTTGAGTCAAATCCTGGAGTTTGGATATGATTCCCAAACTACAATTTACCGATTGGAAGAGTATGGCAAGGTGATCTTCGCCAATGACGCACTTACAAACGTGAAGAAATACTTCCCTCGTAGATAG
- a CDS encoding GNAT family N-acetyltransferase produces MNWYEKLSKYFPVEEMKSREHMELLLKEKADVYFKDESEDHVLMYAEFDHFLFIDYLYVAAKTRGQGIGGKLIEKLKKKGKPILLEVEPLQYEDSDSKKRLRFYERLGFQHAQTIGYNRRSLATDKENPMEILYWAPNQETEEEIFDAMRDMYEQIHTYKDKQLYGEAYQPSDEALTFSKDAAKDSIFDALKEKQK; encoded by the coding sequence ATGAATTGGTATGAGAAGCTTAGCAAGTACTTTCCGGTAGAGGAGATGAAGTCGAGGGAGCATATGGAATTGCTGCTGAAGGAAAAAGCCGATGTATATTTCAAGGATGAGAGTGAGGACCATGTCCTGATGTATGCCGAATTCGACCATTTCCTGTTTATCGATTATCTATATGTTGCTGCCAAGACCCGCGGACAAGGAATCGGCGGTAAGCTGATCGAAAAGCTGAAGAAAAAGGGAAAGCCGATTCTCCTGGAAGTCGAACCCCTCCAGTATGAGGATTCCGATTCCAAGAAGCGGCTTCGCTTTTATGAAAGACTGGGGTTTCAGCATGCTCAGACGATTGGATACAATCGCCGTTCCTTGGCGACAGATAAGGAAAATCCAATGGAAATCCTTTATTGGGCGCCAAATCAAGAAACAGAAGAAGAGATATTCGATGCTATGCGGGATATGTACGAACAGATTCACACATACAAAGACAAGCAGCTATATGGGGAAGCTTATCAGCCTTCGGATGAAGCATTGACATTCTCAAAGGATGCTGCAAAGGATAGCATTTTTGATGCATTGAAAGAAAAACAGAAATAA
- the pepF gene encoding oligoendopeptidase F, with protein MFVSKSAKSLPKRSEVPVERTWNLEDIFATDELWEEERKALAEDGDKISAFQGKLGESAETLYEMFKLQDELSERIGKLYTYAHMRYDQDTTNGHYQALQSKAELLITQISSKMSYIVPELLAIEEDRIQEFLAGNDDLKLYEHTLNEISRQRAHVLSEKEETLLAQASEVTDNGSATFGMLNNADLTFPSIKNEEGEEVDVTHGRYVTFLESQDQRVRRDAFKSMYDTFSQFRNTFASTLSGTVKKNNFYAKVRNYESARQSALDNNNIPEQVYDNLVEAVNERLPLLHRYVALRKKVLGLDDLHMYDLYTPLVKDVDMKVSYEEAKELVLKGLEPLGEDYQSILKEGFENRWVDVEENKGKRSGAYSSGAYGTNPYILMNWQDNVNNLFTLAHEFGHSVHSYYTRNNQPYRYGNYSIFVAEVASTCNEALLNEYMINNADDEQEKLYLLNHFLEGFRGTVFRQTMFAEFEHMIHKHQQDGEVLTAEKLTSMYYDLNKKYFGDGLTIDEEIGMEWARIPHFYYNYYVYQYATGYAAATALSAKILEEGQPAVEKYIGFLKAGSSDYPIEVLKSAGVDMTDKQTILSALDVFEAKLDEMEKLLQK; from the coding sequence ATGTTCGTGTCAAAATCAGCTAAGTCTTTACCGAAAAGAAGCGAGGTACCAGTAGAAAGAACCTGGAACCTGGAGGATATATTCGCGACTGACGAACTATGGGAGGAAGAGCGCAAGGCGCTGGCCGAGGATGGAGACAAAATCTCGGCGTTCCAGGGCAAGCTTGGTGAGTCTGCAGAAACCTTGTACGAAATGTTCAAGCTGCAGGATGAGCTATCCGAACGCATCGGCAAGCTTTATACATATGCGCATATGCGCTATGACCAGGATACGACGAATGGGCATTATCAAGCATTGCAATCAAAAGCGGAACTATTGATCACACAGATTTCCAGTAAGATGAGCTATATCGTTCCGGAATTGCTTGCAATTGAGGAGGATCGCATACAGGAATTCCTGGCAGGAAATGATGATCTCAAGTTGTACGAGCATACGTTGAATGAAATCAGCCGTCAGCGGGCTCATGTGCTGTCTGAAAAGGAAGAGACCTTGCTCGCACAGGCATCCGAAGTGACCGATAATGGCTCCGCCACATTCGGAATGCTCAATAACGCGGATTTGACCTTCCCGAGCATCAAGAATGAAGAAGGAGAAGAAGTGGATGTTACGCATGGGCGCTACGTGACATTCCTGGAATCTCAGGATCAGCGCGTCCGCAGGGATGCATTCAAGTCCATGTATGATACCTTCAGTCAGTTCCGGAATACATTCGCTTCCACCCTATCCGGTACGGTGAAGAAGAATAACTTCTATGCAAAAGTAAGAAACTACGAGTCAGCTCGGCAGTCGGCGCTGGATAATAATAATATCCCGGAGCAGGTATACGATAACCTTGTGGAAGCGGTGAATGAGCGTCTGCCATTATTGCATCGCTATGTGGCACTGCGCAAGAAAGTCCTCGGGCTTGATGATTTGCATATGTACGATCTCTATACACCTCTTGTCAAGGACGTGGATATGAAAGTATCCTATGAAGAGGCGAAGGAGCTTGTGCTTAAAGGACTGGAGCCTTTGGGAGAAGATTATCAGTCCATCCTGAAGGAAGGCTTTGAAAACCGCTGGGTCGACGTGGAAGAGAATAAAGGCAAACGCAGCGGTGCGTACAGCTCCGGAGCATATGGCACGAATCCATATATCCTGATGAACTGGCAGGATAATGTGAACAACCTTTTCACATTGGCACATGAATTCGGTCATTCGGTGCATAGTTATTACACGCGGAACAATCAGCCTTATCGCTACGGCAATTACTCCATATTCGTTGCCGAGGTTGCATCCACTTGCAATGAGGCTTTGCTGAATGAATACATGATCAATAATGCGGACGATGAGCAAGAGAAGCTGTATTTGCTGAATCACTTCCTGGAAGGATTCCGCGGTACTGTCTTCCGTCAGACGATGTTTGCGGAATTCGAGCATATGATCCATAAGCACCAGCAGGATGGGGAAGTGCTCACTGCAGAGAAGCTGACATCCATGTATTATGATCTGAATAAGAAATACTTCGGCGATGGTTTGACAATCGACGAAGAAATCGGTATGGAATGGGCGCGTATCCCTCATTTCTATTACAATTATTATGTATATCAATATGCAACTGGCTATGCAGCTGCAACTGCCTTATCCGCTAAGATCCTGGAGGAGGGGCAGCCTGCAGTCGAGAAATATATCGGATTCCTGAAAGCTGGAAGCAGTGATTACCCAATCGAAGTATTGAAATCTGCAGGAGTGGATATGACGGATAAACAGACGATCCTGTCTGCACTCGATGTATTCGAAGCCAAATTGGATGAAATGGAGAAACTTTTGCAGAAATAA